One Vigna unguiculata cultivar IT97K-499-35 chromosome 11, ASM411807v1, whole genome shotgun sequence DNA window includes the following coding sequences:
- the LOC114168598 gene encoding ATP-dependent Clp protease proteolytic subunit 2, mitochondrial-like, with protein MRGFARSSNSLARKLLFHGRNAQSQCSSRSYSLIPMVIEHSSRGERAYDIFSRLLKERIICINGPISDDTAHVVVAQLLFLESENPSKPIHMYVNSPGGAVTAGLAIYDTMQYIRSPVNTVCMGQAASMGSLLLAAGARGERRALPNATIMIHQPSGGFSGQAKNIAVHAKQIVRVWDSLNELYARHTGKSVEVIQANMDADNFMTPQEAKEFGIIDEVIDQRPITLVSDAVGNEGKDKGSN; from the exons ATGAGAGGTTTTGCCAGAAGCTCGAACTCGTTGGCGAGGAAGTTGTTGTTCCATGGAAGGAACGCTCAATCCCAATGCAGTAGTCGTTCGTACAGTCTCATCCCAATGGTGATTGAGCACTCTTCCCGAGGGGAGAGAGCTTACGACATCTTCTCGCGCCTCCTCAAAGAGCGCATTATCTGCATCAATGGACCCATCTCCGACGACACTGCTCACGTCGTCGTTGCGCAGCTTCTCTTCCTCGAATCCGAAAACCCTTCCAAACCCATCCACATGTACGTCAACTCCCCCGGTGGTGCCGTCACTGCAG GGCTAGCTATCTATGATACGATGCAGTATATTAGGTCTCCGGTCAATACAGTGTGCATGGGCCAAGCTGCATCCATGGGTTCTCTCCTATTGGCTGCGGGTGCCAGGGGCGAGAGGCGAGCTCTTCCAAATGCAACAATCATGATTCACCAACCTTCTGGTGGTTTTAGTGGCCAGGCAAAGAATATTGCGGTTCATGCCAAGCAGATTGTTAGAGTTTGGGATTCTTTGAATGAGTTGTATGCCAGGCATACGGGCAAGTCGGTTGAGGTCATTCAGGCAAATATGGACGCAGATAACTTCATGACTCCACAAGAGGCCAAAGAGTTTGGGATCATTGACGAGGTCATTGATCAGAGACCTATCACTTTGGTTTCTGATGCTGTTGGTAATGAAGGGAAAGACAAAGGTTCCAATTAG
- the LOC114170709 gene encoding uncharacterized protein LOC114170709, translating into MAKTKTKGLRYPKPKASLYLCCFGSVQNKTPKDHSTIITQHNPPKNIACTCFQCQVAVKKSMAKTMPLHEGLEFADMKSYTTKMHSSSWKWRSKSKSMSMSKSKSLSNTQINSTLNQPLSQSHSMPNQRNKSEYDTRQHAVSLASSKRQHVVHETAGKDWKQKRKQKQKQKHQQDHVIGACMVILSLVSMIVLGRLGSIVCTTSFVYLIPAFVKTTRQFRR; encoded by the exons ATGGCCAAAACCAAAACTAAAGGCTTACGATATCCAAAACCCAAAGCCTCTCTTTATCTGTGTTGCTTTGGATCAGTTCAGAACAAAACGCCAAAAGATCACTCCACCATCATCACTCAACATAACCCACCAAAAAACATTGCCTGCACCTGCTTTCAATGCCAAGTTGCAGTGAAGAAATCAATGGCCAAAACGATGCCGCTTCATGAAGGGTTAGAGTTCGCTGACATGAAGAGTTATACTACCAAAATGCATTCATCAAGCTGGAAGTGGAGGTCAAAGTCAAAGTCAATGTCAATGTCAAAGTCAAAGTCTCTCAGTAACACTCAAATCAATTCCACCCTAAACCAACCACTCTCACAATCACACTCAATG CCCAATCAACGAAACAAATCAGAGTACGACACGCGTCAACATGCGGTTTCTCTCGCGAGTTCAAAACGGCAGCATGTGGTGCATGAAACGGCGGGGAAAGACTGGAAGCAGAAGCGGAAGCAGAAGCAGAAGCAGAAGCATCAACAGGATCACGTGATTGGCGCGTGTATGGTTATACTAAGTTTGGTGTCGATGATAGTGTTGGGTCGTTTAGGTTCGATCGTTTGTACCACCTCTTTCGTCTATCTCATCCCTGCCTTCGTCAAAACGACACGACAATTCCGTCGTTGA
- the LOC114169444 gene encoding uncharacterized protein LOC114169444, whose amino-acid sequence MESVRRNAEALVEKMMKGNDASHDAAHVWRVRDLALSLAEEEGLSSDPHSMQIVELAALLHDIADYKYLRDPSEEKIVENFLDQEGVEEEKKLKILKIIREMGFKEEVTGNGSNDWFPEFGVVQDADRLDAIGAIGIARCFTFGGSKKRLLHDPAILPRSDLSKEQYMNKEEQTTINHFHEKLLKLKDMMKTKAGKRRAERRHKFMEEFVKEFYDEWNGLN is encoded by the exons ATGGAGAGTGTAAGAAGAAATGCAGAGGCTCTTGTGGAGAAGATGATGAAAGGGAACGATGCTTCTCATGACGCAGCTCATGTTTGGAGAGTTCGTGATCTTGCTCTCTCACTTGCTGAAGAGGAAGGCCTCTCTTCCGATCCTCACTCCATGCAAATC GTTGAACTTGCTGCACTGCTCCATGACATAGCTGACTACAAATACCTTAG GGACCCATCTGAGGAaaaaattgttgagaattttcttgACCAAGAGGGAGTTGAGGAggagaagaaattaaaaattttgaagatcATCAGAGAAATGG GTTTCAAGGAAGAGGTGACTGGAAATGGAAGTAATGATTGGTTTCCAGAATTTGGAGTTGTGCAAGATGCTGATCGACTTGATGCTATTGGTGCTATAG GAATTGCACGTTGCTTCACCTTTGGAGGGAGTAAGAAGAGGTTGCTGCATGATCCCGCCATTCTGCCACGTTCTGATTTGTCCAAGGAGCAATACATGAACAAAGAGGAACAGACTACTATCAATCATTTTCATGAGAAGCTTCTCAAGCTCAAAGATATGATGAAAACCAAG GCTGGGAAAAGGAGGGCTGAAAGAAGGCATAAGTTCATGGAGGAGTTTGTGAAAGAGTTCTATGATGAATGGAATGGCTTAAACTGa